The Xylanibacillus composti genome window below encodes:
- a CDS encoding aldehyde dehydrogenase family protein, with protein sequence MTSKMRDWLDRNSGRTYGNYIDGEWISSSSGATSALYESAMPDRLLGQFACSDQADVDQAVAAAHHAFQTWRLAPPSEKAAILYKFADLLEHHREELAYILSAEQGKVLTESFAEVARAAAEARFAAGEAFRVEGVTLPSDNPLVRSEVVRYPLGVIAAIAPWNFPVVTPVRKLAPAIAYGCTAVLKPASATPWSAVRIIELLAEAGLPKGVVNLVTGSGSQVGDALTEHPLVQGISFTGSTELGLRINQIAAARLARTQLEMGGKNAALVLDYDNLPFAADQIVNAAFACTGQRCTAISRVIVLPSQAERLTELIRERMEALRMAPAWADGAQVGPVINERQFQTVNRYIEIGQQEGADLLCGGERIEVNDPYFAEERQGYFLKPALFANVTKEMRIAQEEIFGPVLSILVAEHTDEALAIANATDYGLAASVFTSSIRTAERMAAELDSGMVHINHGTASQAHVPFGGVKHSGFGAYSIGHTNQEFFTQVKAVYVGR encoded by the coding sequence ATGACTAGCAAGATGAGAGACTGGCTGGATCGGAACAGCGGCCGCACCTATGGGAATTATATTGACGGTGAATGGATTTCCAGCTCAAGCGGAGCTACATCAGCGTTGTATGAATCTGCGATGCCGGATCGGCTGTTGGGCCAGTTCGCCTGTTCGGATCAAGCGGACGTCGATCAGGCTGTAGCAGCCGCGCATCATGCGTTCCAAACCTGGAGGCTGGCGCCCCCTTCTGAAAAGGCGGCAATCCTGTACAAATTTGCAGATTTGCTGGAACATCATAGAGAAGAACTGGCCTACATCCTTTCCGCTGAACAAGGGAAGGTGCTGACGGAATCGTTCGCCGAGGTTGCGCGTGCAGCGGCAGAAGCGCGTTTTGCGGCAGGCGAAGCATTTCGCGTGGAAGGCGTAACGCTGCCCAGCGACAATCCGCTCGTGCGAAGCGAGGTTGTCCGCTACCCGCTTGGCGTCATAGCCGCGATTGCTCCCTGGAACTTTCCGGTTGTCACGCCAGTCCGCAAACTTGCGCCAGCCATAGCATACGGCTGTACGGCTGTATTGAAGCCGGCATCGGCTACACCTTGGTCTGCGGTACGGATCATCGAGCTGTTGGCTGAAGCCGGGCTGCCGAAGGGCGTCGTGAATCTGGTAACCGGTTCTGGAAGTCAGGTTGGCGACGCATTAACGGAGCATCCGTTAGTACAGGGCATCAGCTTTACCGGTTCGACTGAGCTGGGCCTGCGCATTAACCAAATTGCAGCAGCACGGCTAGCCAGAACGCAGCTTGAGATGGGCGGCAAAAATGCTGCGCTTGTGCTTGACTATGACAATCTTCCTTTCGCGGCGGATCAGATCGTGAACGCTGCATTTGCCTGCACAGGCCAGCGATGTACGGCAATCAGCAGAGTGATTGTGCTGCCGTCACAGGCCGAGCGGCTGACCGAATTGATCCGGGAGCGCATGGAAGCGCTCCGCATGGCTCCGGCGTGGGCAGACGGCGCGCAAGTAGGCCCTGTAATCAATGAGCGGCAGTTTCAAACAGTGAACCGATATATTGAGATTGGTCAGCAAGAAGGGGCAGATCTTTTGTGTGGCGGGGAAAGAATAGAAGTGAATGATCCGTATTTTGCAGAAGAGCGTCAGGGGTATTTCTTGAAGCCCGCATTGTTTGCAAATGTGACCAAGGAGATGCGCATTGCACAGGAAGAAATATTCGGTCCGGTGTTGTCGATCCTGGTGGCCGAACATACGGATGAGGCGCTTGCCATAGCCAACGCTACCGATTATGGTTTGGCCGCCTCTGTCTTTACTTCTTCTATTCGCACGGCCGAGCGAATGGCCGCGGAACTGGATAGCGGCATGGTGCATATCAATCACGGTACCGCGAGCCAGGCCCATGTTCCTTTCGGAGGTGTCAAGCATTCCGGTTTCGGCGCCTATTCGATTGGGCACACGAACCAGGAGTTTTTCACTCAAGTCAAGGCTGTCTATGTTGGACGGTGA